A single genomic interval of Fibrobacter sp. UWB13 harbors:
- a CDS encoding carbohydrate binding domain-containing protein, producing MQLKNFYPKMSIIGIATVIALTACSDENPTLPQVTDPNGGIFNPTPGSSSNMTPTSSDAVIDPTSSSAVVVDPSTLPAEGPITQPAGLGILVDDFEDGDNLSKINDYWYTYNDNDNGGASIITTPLNEEENIIPGRVNNGSNYALQVNYTLDRGEYEYDPYVGWGVQVAPDEANGRFGGLTYWYKGGAHEVHVEITDVEDYDVHLAKFPASRTWKQAVVRFKDLVQGGWGKEVPFDAKHINAISFQAKGSKSKVMTDSLFIDNIYLQDSSEVEKDQPDMEIMDPVIPTVEFTEAEITVTNPLQEKAMKYLNKGVNFTNWLENADGKFKSFELGEKDVQILAENGFKSLRLPIDLDLYATNRDAFIAGTDTELKFDDDTLFLVLDSFVEWTAKYNMSLVIDYHEYDNSYNATSAKDANYIKMMAEVWKHVAAHYAESPREDLFFELLNEPDMSDGKVTAATWTTAAQAMIDAIRSVDTKHTILFGDAQWYSITLLAKRTPFTDDNIIYVIHTYEPFAFTHQGGSWTDYATIHDIPFPYDPAKWSTVSGDFGVNKSTKAYVKTAIKNYYKTGSKEAILEQILKAKKWAATNNVPVIINEFGALNLRSTAESRINYLTAMREICDTLQIPWTHWGYTGNFSVIENGKLIEGLDKALGVGK from the coding sequence ATGCAACTCAAGAATTTCTATCCCAAAATGAGCATTATCGGAATCGCAACCGTGATCGCTCTGACCGCCTGTAGCGACGAAAATCCCACACTACCGCAGGTAACCGACCCGAACGGAGGAATTTTCAATCCGACTCCGGGTTCCAGTAGCAACATGACTCCGACCTCTAGCGATGCAGTCATTGATCCGACGTCTAGCTCCGCAGTAGTTGTAGACCCGTCCACCCTCCCTGCAGAAGGTCCGATTACCCAGCCGGCAGGTCTCGGCATTTTGGTCGACGACTTCGAAGACGGTGACAACTTGAGCAAAATCAACGATTACTGGTACACCTACAACGATAACGACAACGGAGGCGCATCCATCATCACAACTCCGCTGAACGAAGAAGAAAACATCATCCCAGGTCGCGTCAACAACGGTTCCAACTACGCTTTGCAAGTCAACTACACACTTGACAGAGGCGAATACGAATACGATCCGTACGTGGGCTGGGGCGTTCAAGTCGCACCGGACGAAGCCAACGGACGTTTTGGCGGCCTTACCTACTGGTACAAGGGCGGCGCCCACGAAGTGCATGTCGAAATTACTGACGTCGAAGACTATGACGTGCATCTCGCCAAGTTCCCGGCATCTCGCACTTGGAAGCAGGCAGTTGTCCGCTTCAAGGACCTCGTACAGGGCGGCTGGGGCAAGGAAGTCCCGTTCGACGCCAAGCACATTAATGCAATCAGCTTCCAAGCAAAGGGAAGCAAGAGCAAAGTCATGACCGACTCACTCTTCATCGACAACATCTATTTGCAGGACTCCTCTGAAGTTGAAAAGGACCAGCCGGATATGGAAATCATGGATCCGGTGATTCCGACGGTCGAATTTACCGAAGCCGAAATTACGGTGACAAACCCGTTGCAGGAAAAGGCCATGAAGTACCTCAACAAGGGCGTCAACTTTACCAACTGGCTCGAAAATGCCGATGGCAAGTTCAAGTCCTTTGAATTGGGCGAAAAGGATGTCCAGATTCTCGCAGAAAATGGTTTCAAGAGCCTCCGTTTGCCGATTGACCTTGACCTCTATGCCACAAACCGCGATGCATTTATCGCCGGCACCGATACCGAGCTCAAGTTCGATGACGACACCTTGTTCCTGGTTCTCGACTCCTTTGTAGAATGGACAGCCAAGTATAACATGTCTCTCGTCATCGACTATCACGAATATGACAACAGCTACAACGCCACCAGCGCCAAGGACGCCAACTACATCAAGATGATGGCAGAAGTGTGGAAGCACGTTGCAGCCCACTACGCCGAAAGCCCACGCGAAGACTTGTTCTTCGAACTCCTGAATGAACCGGACATGAGCGATGGAAAGGTCACTGCAGCAACATGGACAACCGCAGCCCAGGCCATGATTGACGCCATCCGCTCGGTTGATACCAAGCACACCATCCTCTTCGGTGATGCACAGTGGTACTCCATCACGCTCCTCGCCAAGCGCACTCCGTTCACCGATGACAACATCATCTACGTGATCCACACCTACGAACCGTTCGCCTTCACGCATCAGGGCGGTTCCTGGACAGACTACGCCACCATTCACGACATTCCGTTCCCCTACGATCCGGCAAAGTGGTCTACGGTTTCTGGCGACTTCGGTGTCAACAAGAGCACAAAGGCTTACGTGAAGACCGCTATCAAGAACTACTACAAGACCGGAAGCAAGGAAGCCATCTTGGAACAGATTCTCAAAGCCAAGAAGTGGGCAGCCACCAACAACGTGCCGGTGATCATCAACGAATTCGGCGCATTGAACCTCCGCTCTACCGCAGAATCCCGCATCAACTACCTCACGGCTATGCGCGAAATCTGCGACACGCTCCAGATTCCTTGGACGCACTGGGGCTACACCGGCAACTTCTCCGTGATTGAAAACGGCAAGTTGATCGAAGGCCTCGACAAGGCTCTCGGCGTCGGAAAATAG
- a CDS encoding class I SAM-dependent RNA methyltransferase codes for MVEFRRNNRSKQDRFNRGNSRPNRNNDRRDSSREPRGECLTLRIEKMVQGGEGMARLEDGRVCFVAGALPGELCKVRLTFQKKDFTKGRVVEVLEASPDRVKPLCPLYGKCGGCSLQHLASERQADYLEKVERENFKRLAHAELPKDFVIHTGNAWGYRNRARVVFRGNSGYGAADRDGAAKRAVFGFRGEESNNIVPFEKCPVLTDGLNEFLRGPAATLLAGDSNRNSSGRDDFHRYSRDIDVNIFDNGAGEISFYYPGMHKSEFDAHAVSLVEIAGRKIEADASVFFQSNLGLLPELVESVRKAVDEGLASGKSSDAWLIDLFSGVGFFACILQDKFKKITTVEREEGCLKHAKVNLSVPAAFPEDSAASQDCVASRTPEIENVSAPAEDWLVENVVDVPATLIVDPPRTGLPKEALTAIVKSSVNRLIYVSCDPVTLARDFAKFSEAGFTLSHAEGFAFYPQTPHLEMMFVLDR; via the coding sequence ATGGTAGAATTCCGCAGAAACAATCGCTCGAAACAAGACCGCTTTAACCGCGGCAATTCTCGTCCGAATCGCAATAATGACCGCCGCGACTCTAGTCGTGAACCGCGTGGTGAATGTTTGACGCTCCGCATCGAAAAAATGGTGCAGGGGGGCGAGGGCATGGCGCGCTTGGAAGACGGTCGCGTGTGCTTTGTGGCAGGAGCGCTCCCGGGCGAACTCTGCAAGGTGCGCCTCACGTTCCAGAAAAAGGATTTTACCAAGGGCCGCGTTGTCGAAGTTCTGGAAGCTAGCCCCGATCGCGTGAAGCCGCTTTGCCCGCTGTATGGCAAGTGCGGTGGTTGCAGCTTGCAACATCTCGCCTCTGAAAGGCAAGCGGATTATCTTGAAAAAGTCGAACGCGAAAATTTCAAGCGCCTCGCTCATGCGGAACTGCCCAAAGATTTTGTCATTCACACAGGGAATGCCTGGGGTTATCGAAACCGTGCCCGAGTCGTGTTCCGTGGCAATTCCGGTTATGGTGCTGCAGATCGCGATGGTGCAGCAAAACGCGCTGTCTTTGGTTTCCGTGGTGAAGAAAGCAATAACATCGTCCCGTTTGAAAAATGCCCTGTGCTCACGGATGGCTTGAATGAATTCTTGCGTGGGCCTGCCGCGACGCTTCTCGCGGGCGATTCTAATCGTAATTCGAGCGGTCGCGACGACTTTCACAGGTATTCTCGCGATATCGATGTAAACATCTTCGATAACGGTGCGGGCGAAATCTCGTTCTATTACCCAGGAATGCACAAGTCCGAATTCGATGCTCATGCCGTGAGCCTTGTTGAGATTGCAGGCCGCAAAATCGAAGCGGATGCGTCCGTATTTTTCCAGAGCAATTTGGGACTTTTGCCGGAACTCGTTGAATCGGTCCGCAAGGCTGTGGATGAAGGCTTGGCGAGTGGCAAGTCCTCTGACGCTTGGCTGATTGACTTGTTTAGCGGGGTTGGTTTCTTTGCCTGTATTTTGCAGGACAAGTTTAAGAAGATTACGACTGTCGAACGCGAAGAAGGTTGCCTTAAACATGCGAAAGTTAATTTGTCTGTCCCTGCGGCGTTCCCCGAAGATTCCGCGGCATCTCAAGATTGCGTGGCTTCTCGCACCCCTGAAATTGAAAACGTCTCGGCTCCTGCAGAAGATTGGCTCGTCGAAAACGTCGTCGATGTCCCCGCAACCCTCATCGTAGACCCGCCGAGAACGGGGCTCCCCAAAGAAGCTTTGACCGCCATCGTGAAAAGCTCTGTCAACCGCCTGATTTACGTTTCTTGCGACCCGGTGACGCTTGCACGCGACTTTGCCAAGTTCTCCGAGGCCGGATTTACCCTTTCTCACGCCGAAGGCTTTGCTTTTTACCCTCAAACGCCCCATCTTGAGATGATGTTTGTACTTGACAGATAG
- a CDS encoding ABC transporter permease, translating into METTSIVLPSALTAANSKKLLSSCRSALTKGELHLDGSSLASMDYSADAFFALLAELSEKTGNKLVLEHFSPEIKQHLQNLRKMVPPEKPQRETNNILEMMGGAGFSLLKEVFEVLVLLFTAIYWTIVGPFDKGKIHFGGITKQMFKSGSEAMGICFLFVGLICLTMALQSSVMLNAVGGGSYLASGLGFLIFAEIGPLLTTIILAGRSGSAMAAEIANMSVCEEVKALKSMAIPPVQYLVVPRFIALSITTPILSFSASIVGSFAGFLIAYFFCDISFSNYMMGLRDGIDPMTFLKSTIKALVFGWIVTLIACNKGLNAHGGAEAVGKATTSSVVAAICTIVISDTLFAFIFY; encoded by the coding sequence ATGGAAACGACATCGATAGTTTTGCCTAGCGCTCTCACTGCTGCGAACAGCAAAAAGCTGCTTTCGAGTTGCAGGAGCGCCCTCACCAAAGGGGAGCTTCATCTAGACGGATCAAGCCTTGCCTCGATGGACTATAGCGCCGATGCCTTTTTTGCACTTTTAGCGGAACTTTCCGAAAAGACGGGCAACAAGCTCGTTCTTGAGCATTTTTCGCCCGAAATCAAGCAGCATTTGCAGAACCTCCGCAAGATGGTTCCGCCCGAGAAGCCGCAGCGCGAGACCAACAACATCCTCGAAATGATGGGTGGTGCCGGTTTTTCGCTGCTCAAGGAAGTCTTCGAAGTCCTCGTTTTGCTCTTTACGGCAATTTACTGGACCATCGTCGGACCGTTCGACAAGGGTAAAATCCACTTTGGCGGTATCACCAAGCAGATGTTCAAGTCGGGCAGTGAAGCCATGGGCATTTGCTTCTTGTTCGTGGGACTTATCTGCCTTACGATGGCTCTCCAGAGTTCGGTGATGCTGAATGCGGTCGGTGGCGGCTCTTACCTCGCTTCGGGGCTTGGGTTCCTCATTTTTGCAGAAATTGGCCCGCTCCTCACGACGATTATTTTGGCAGGGCGTTCCGGTAGCGCCATGGCGGCAGAAATTGCAAACATGAGCGTCTGCGAAGAAGTCAAGGCATTGAAGTCCATGGCCATCCCGCCAGTGCAGTACCTCGTGGTCCCGCGTTTCATTGCCTTGAGCATCACGACGCCGATCCTCTCGTTTAGCGCATCCATCGTCGGTAGTTTTGCCGGGTTCCTCATTGCGTATTTCTTCTGCGATATTTCTTTCTCGAACTACATGATGGGGCTTCGCGACGGCATCGACCCGATGACGTTCCTCAAGAGCACTATCAAGGCGCTTGTATTTGGCTGGATTGTAACGCTTATCGCCTGCAACAAGGGACTCAATGCCCACGGCGGTGCAGAAGCGGTCGGTAAGGCAACCACGTCCAGCGTCGTTGCAGCTATTTGCACGATCGTGATTTCGGATACCCTTTTCGCCTTCATTTTCTACTAG
- a CDS encoding ABC transporter ATP-binding protein, giving the protein MDEILKVDHLKASYGNETILKDISFGVKKGEIRMVLGSSGCGKSTLLNNVLKFIKSDAGTITYFGKSFGPQEGLDSETRMRTGVLFQSGALLADLTVAENAMLPLKRSMPYMPKSQMEAIVADRLEKVHLLHAFHKFPGEISGGMKKRAALARAIALKPELLFCDEPSTGLDPVTARSLDELLLELRDTLGVSMVIVSHELESIKIVCDRFVYLKDGYVLKDATLKEGMESDDPILRHFFNRQCPKEYNAEDFYHFDFID; this is encoded by the coding sequence ATGGACGAAATTCTAAAAGTTGACCATCTGAAAGCGAGCTACGGCAACGAGACTATCCTCAAGGATATTTCGTTCGGTGTCAAGAAGGGCGAAATCCGCATGGTGCTCGGCAGTTCCGGTTGCGGTAAGTCGACGCTTTTAAACAACGTGCTCAAGTTCATCAAGTCCGATGCGGGTACGATTACGTACTTCGGAAAGTCGTTCGGCCCGCAAGAAGGTCTCGACAGCGAAACGCGTATGCGCACCGGTGTGCTCTTCCAGAGTGGCGCTCTGCTTGCGGACTTGACCGTCGCCGAAAACGCGATGCTCCCGCTCAAACGTAGCATGCCCTACATGCCCAAGAGCCAGATGGAAGCGATTGTCGCAGACCGCCTCGAGAAGGTGCACCTGCTCCACGCATTCCACAAGTTCCCCGGCGAGATTTCTGGCGGTATGAAAAAGCGTGCAGCCCTTGCCCGCGCGATTGCGCTCAAGCCGGAACTTCTGTTCTGTGATGAACCGTCCACAGGCCTTGATCCGGTGACCGCCCGTTCGCTCGACGAACTGCTCCTCGAACTGCGCGACACGCTCGGCGTTTCGATGGTGATTGTGAGCCACGAACTCGAGAGCATCAAGATTGTCTGCGACCGATTTGTGTACCTCAAGGACGGCTACGTCCTGAAAGATGCGACTTTGAAAGAAGGCATGGAATCCGACGATCCCATCCTCAGGCATTTCTTCAATAGGCAGTGCCCCAAAGAATACAATGCCGAAGACTTTTACCACTTTGATTTTATTGATTGA
- a CDS encoding MlaD family protein, whose amino-acid sequence METTRSERIKLGAFMLFCGVLICVFLGYVLKRYLSEQYDNYYTIFDTDVNGLFVDAKVKLNGIAVGSVTSITINEQDLNQVVVAFKVTQGTPIKIGTRAGLTAGMNLTGEKQVILSGGSFNEPNVPEGGLVPAAASMFDQITGQMGDLFGKVNPIVDGLVRVLNPENAESISRTLQNLEKTTANLSYVTSNLGKPLSNMSKSAASLQKILAEIEEAKLAAKTEQNLTVLKEKLEAIDTKGLNENLMQTAESMNKLAQRVDAIVYKNEDQVGNAMDELNTILENLEEFSQKIKNNPSVLIRSEGKSGR is encoded by the coding sequence ATGGAAACCACCCGATCCGAAAGAATAAAACTTGGCGCATTTATGCTCTTTTGCGGAGTACTTATTTGCGTGTTCCTGGGTTACGTGCTCAAGCGTTACCTGAGCGAGCAATACGACAACTACTACACCATTTTCGACACGGACGTGAACGGACTTTTTGTCGATGCCAAGGTGAAGTTGAACGGTATCGCCGTCGGTAGTGTCACAAGCATCACAATCAACGAACAGGACCTAAACCAGGTCGTCGTTGCGTTCAAGGTGACGCAAGGAACACCAATCAAGATTGGCACTCGTGCAGGACTTACCGCAGGCATGAACCTCACCGGCGAAAAGCAGGTTATCCTCTCCGGCGGAAGTTTCAATGAACCGAACGTTCCTGAAGGAGGTCTCGTCCCGGCAGCGGCCTCGATGTTCGACCAGATTACAGGCCAGATGGGCGACCTCTTTGGCAAAGTCAATCCGATTGTTGACGGGCTGGTCCGTGTACTGAATCCTGAAAATGCCGAAAGCATTTCACGCACACTCCAGAATCTCGAAAAGACAACCGCAAACTTGAGCTACGTGACATCAAACCTCGGAAAACCGCTCAGCAACATGAGCAAGTCCGCTGCTTCGCTGCAGAAAATTCTTGCTGAAATCGAAGAAGCAAAGCTCGCCGCAAAGACCGAACAGAATCTTACGGTACTTAAGGAAAAGCTCGAAGCGATCGACACCAAGGGCTTGAACGAGAACTTGATGCAGACCGCCGAATCGATGAACAAGCTTGCCCAGCGTGTGGATGCCATCGTTTACAAGAACGAAGACCAGGTCGGAAACGCCATGGATGAACTCAACACGATTCTTGAAAACCTCGAAGAATTTTCACAGAAAATCAAGAACAACCCGTCTGTACTTATCCGTTCCGAAGGCAAGAGCGGTCGCTAA
- a CDS encoding ABC-type transport auxiliary lipoprotein family protein, which produces MFKANRFLAVAALLSVFTLTGCVGGSTEPSRYYTVSAESISVAGATSDARVHVKKFTIDPSYQRTNIVYRESPYDFSFYSLDLWATRPEQMLTQVAGEYLVKSNMFKSVDLKPMGKPDFELLGNVDAIEEIDEGSSQEAHLAVQLTFRKVGEDAPLWEKRYDERQSMSKRDAHSAAEALSKLYAKYMQDALENISKVK; this is translated from the coding sequence ATGTTTAAAGCAAATCGTTTTTTGGCAGTCGCCGCACTCCTTTCTGTTTTCACGCTCACGGGTTGCGTTGGCGGTTCGACCGAACCTTCCCGCTATTACACCGTTTCGGCTGAATCCATCTCGGTCGCAGGCGCTACTAGCGATGCCCGCGTGCACGTCAAAAAATTTACGATTGACCCGTCATACCAGCGTACGAACATCGTCTATAGAGAATCCCCTTACGACTTCAGCTTCTACAGTCTGGACCTCTGGGCAACACGCCCGGAACAGATGCTCACGCAAGTCGCAGGCGAATACCTGGTCAAGAGCAACATGTTCAAGTCCGTGGACTTGAAGCCGATGGGCAAGCCGGACTTTGAATTGCTCGGCAATGTCGATGCCATTGAAGAAATCGACGAAGGCAGCTCGCAAGAAGCTCACCTCGCTGTGCAGCTCACGTTCCGCAAGGTCGGTGAAGATGCTCCGCTGTGGGAAAAGCGCTACGACGAGCGCCAGAGCATGAGCAAGCGCGACGCACATTCTGCAGCCGAAGCGCTCTCGAAGCTCTACGCCAAGTACATGCAAGACGCACTCGAGAACATCTCGAAAGTGAAGTAG
- a CDS encoding ABC transporter ATP-binding protein, with protein sequence MNTENFDKTVPAIEVNGLTVKFPIRGGVFSKVKDYFTAVDNVSFTLPQGKILSIVGESGCGKSTLVKSLVGLVPISSGKVNLFGLPVNSGKAGTGKDAVRVSDLVQMIFQDPFSSLNPRQTVTEILTAPVIARGVPYDEACARAVELLERVSLPAGAMDKFPHEFSGGQRQRLCIARSLMVRPKVLLCDEVTSALDVSVQAQILHLLDDLRNELGLSILFISHDMQVVRALSDEVLVMYFGHAVEHGPADIVLTNPQNDYTKKLLASVPTIRRE encoded by the coding sequence ATGAATACCGAAAATTTTGATAAAACGGTGCCTGCTATCGAGGTAAACGGGCTTACGGTCAAGTTCCCGATTCGCGGGGGCGTTTTTAGCAAGGTCAAGGATTATTTCACTGCCGTAGATAACGTTTCGTTCACGCTCCCGCAAGGGAAGATTCTTTCGATTGTGGGGGAGTCTGGCTGCGGAAAGTCGACTCTTGTGAAGTCTTTAGTCGGGCTGGTGCCGATTTCTAGCGGTAAAGTTAATTTGTTTGGACTGCCGGTGAATAGCGGCAAGGCGGGGACCGGGAAAGATGCTGTGCGCGTCTCGGACCTAGTGCAGATGATTTTTCAGGATCCGTTCAGCAGCTTGAACCCGCGACAGACGGTGACGGAAATCTTGACGGCGCCTGTGATTGCCCGTGGCGTTCCGTATGACGAGGCTTGCGCCCGTGCGGTAGAACTTTTGGAACGCGTATCGCTCCCGGCGGGGGCAATGGACAAGTTCCCGCATGAATTCTCGGGCGGTCAGCGTCAGCGCTTGTGCATTGCGCGCAGCTTGATGGTGCGTCCGAAGGTGCTGCTCTGTGACGAGGTGACGAGTGCCTTGGACGTGTCTGTGCAGGCGCAAATTTTGCATTTGCTCGATGATTTGCGTAATGAACTCGGGCTTAGCATCCTCTTTATCAGCCACGATATGCAGGTGGTCCGTGCTTTGAGCGACGAAGTCCTGGTCATGTACTTTGGGCATGCCGTAGAGCACGGCCCCGCCGATATAGTCCTCACGAATCCGCAAAACGACTACACGAAAAAATTGCTCGCAAGCGTCCCGACTATTAGACGGGAATAA
- the xseB gene encoding exodeoxyribonuclease VII small subunit — protein sequence MSAQNFEYKNAMTRLEEILSKIDNSEMEIDELAVEVQEATQLLRKCRQILIATEKNVQDALAELDG from the coding sequence ATGAGTGCGCAAAATTTTGAATATAAAAACGCAATGACGCGTTTGGAAGAAATTCTCTCGAAAATCGACAATTCCGAGATGGAAATTGATGAACTTGCTGTTGAGGTTCAAGAGGCTACGCAGCTTTTGCGCAAGTGCCGCCAGATTTTGATTGCGACTGAAAAGAACGTTCAGGACGCCCTTGCTGAATTGGATGGTTGA
- a CDS encoding DedA family protein produces MKNTVFKTTIALALLLTAFTFAADTLSVDAGAVASTAADTAKSTGIYNQIIDWYNDNLNYGTITLLMAIESSFIPFPSELVVPPAAYKALQPGSGLNIALIVLFATFGALIGAYINYYLAKILGRPIIYKFADSRLGHFLLLDVEKVEKAENYFREHGAISTFVGRLITVIRQLISIPAGLAKMKLAPFTLYTFLGAAIWNCVLALLGYFAHGQKDIIEKYNSELAIALLGFGVLFIGYMVWNAMKPKKK; encoded by the coding sequence ATGAAAAACACAGTCTTTAAAACAACCATTGCTTTAGCTCTCCTCCTTACCGCATTTACCTTTGCTGCCGATACGCTTTCTGTAGACGCAGGCGCAGTCGCAAGCACTGCTGCCGACACCGCAAAATCGACAGGGATTTACAATCAAATTATCGACTGGTACAATGACAACTTGAACTACGGCACCATTACGCTTTTGATGGCGATCGAAAGTTCGTTCATTCCGTTCCCGTCTGAACTTGTCGTGCCGCCCGCCGCTTACAAGGCTTTACAGCCTGGCTCGGGTCTGAACATTGCGCTCATCGTCTTGTTTGCAACATTTGGTGCACTCATCGGCGCTTACATCAACTACTACCTCGCGAAGATTCTCGGTCGCCCGATTATCTACAAGTTCGCCGATAGCCGTCTCGGTCACTTCTTGCTGCTCGATGTCGAAAAGGTCGAAAAAGCAGAAAACTACTTCCGCGAACATGGCGCCATTTCGACATTCGTCGGCCGCCTCATCACGGTGATCCGCCAGCTCATTTCTATCCCGGCAGGTCTTGCCAAGATGAAGCTCGCTCCGTTCACGCTCTACACGTTCCTCGGCGCCGCCATCTGGAACTGCGTCTTAGCGCTGCTCGGCTACTTTGCCCACGGACAAAAGGACATCATCGAGAAGTACAACTCCGAACTCGCCATCGCATTGCTTGGCTTCGGCGTGCTCTTCATCGGTTACATGGTCTGGAACGCCATGAAGCCAAAGAAAAAGTGA
- a CDS encoding toxin-antitoxin system YwqK family antitoxin, translated as MKKRFFTIFACIVMGGTVISASAAPKSNNVALDTVRTTFDDGRVARIYTVKKGTDIREGVALSYHPNGKLAVEAPYRNGKLDGVFRSFDENGKLHETIGYLDGEEEGFSIIYYENGKKKSRESYRRGVLNGVSEEWFENGKLRRQIPYENGQIHGVVKFYDEMGLLAEDINFVRGIRNGTYHRYTFGKVTLEAEFQNNRCVKNCDF; from the coding sequence ATGAAAAAGCGTTTTTTTACAATTTTTGCGTGTATAGTGATGGGGGGCACGGTAATATCGGCCTCTGCAGCGCCTAAGTCTAACAATGTGGCGCTAGATACGGTCCGCACGACGTTTGATGACGGGCGTGTGGCTCGAATTTACACGGTCAAAAAGGGGACTGACATTCGCGAAGGGGTGGCGCTTTCTTACCACCCGAACGGGAAGTTGGCAGTCGAAGCTCCATACAGAAACGGCAAACTGGATGGCGTTTTCCGCTCGTTTGATGAAAACGGAAAACTACATGAAACGATTGGCTACCTGGATGGAGAAGAAGAAGGCTTTAGCATTATCTATTACGAAAACGGCAAAAAGAAAAGCCGCGAATCTTATCGTCGCGGCGTGCTCAATGGCGTGTCCGAAGAGTGGTTTGAGAATGGTAAGCTCCGTCGCCAAATCCCTTACGAGAATGGACAAATTCATGGTGTCGTCAAGTTCTACGATGAGATGGGACTTTTAGCCGAAGACATCAACTTTGTCCGTGGTATCCGCAATGGAACTTACCACCGCTACACCTTTGGCAAGGTTACTTTAGAAGCGGAATTCCAGAATAACCGCTGCGTCAAAAATTGTGATTTTTAG